The following are encoded together in the Thermodesulfobacteriota bacterium genome:
- a CDS encoding response regulator: protein MKPLETKPGYFQKFRNSTLNRMAPGVVIEKENLIYWRVRILFAIIVTGLLIGIFVLVPSITLVIKKKLWGLFLFDIVVWSVSMSLLLSSRLRYEMRAAIALILFYTLGLVITISVGPLSGGPIWLFTFAVLVGVLLGARAAIVALCVNAITLMIIGWLISAGIFGHIFPFFDTIETMISAMANFVLLNTIAAISVAVLVKGLVSTHERQKSLYRNLETERLNLLQAKKKLEHEVEERLHTEKVLQESERLYRLLADNVDDNIWTMNMEMKFTYISPSITRLRGYTVEEAMAQSFEEVITPASVDIALKAFTEELEEHNKGQKPRHRSRKVELELNCKDGSTVWTETEANFIYGADGQPQSIIGVTRDITERRQAESVLRESEEKLARSKKMESLGLLAGGVAHDLNNVLSGIVSYPELILLDLPEDSKFRKPIETIQESGHRAVAIVQDLLTVARGVATTKEVLNLNDLIDDYLSSPEHNKLKQFHPTVRIKTKLDTDLFNISGSHIHIEKVVMNLVSNASEAIEGGGNVTISTLNRYIDRPLRGYDDVNIGEYVVLSVSDDGSGISSVDLERIFEPFYTKKVMGRSGTGLGLAVVWNTMQDHQGYIDVTSDENGTTFELFFPITRDGISDKALSIPIKDYQGSQETVLVVDDMESQREISCKMLDTLGYKTKAVSRGEEAVEYLKDNTVDLVLLDMIMDPGINGRETYERIIKIHPKQKAIIVSGFSQTDEVKEAQKLGAGQYIKKPVTLEKIGIAVQQELGK from the coding sequence ATGAAACCGCTTGAGACGAAACCCGGTTACTTTCAGAAATTTCGAAATTCAACCCTGAACAGGATGGCTCCAGGAGTTGTAATAGAGAAAGAAAACCTGATTTACTGGCGGGTGCGTATCCTGTTTGCGATTATTGTAACTGGGTTGTTGATAGGCATTTTTGTGTTAGTGCCCTCAATCACTTTGGTAATCAAGAAAAAATTATGGGGCCTGTTTCTCTTTGACATAGTGGTTTGGTCAGTTAGCATGAGCCTCCTGCTTTCAAGCCGCCTAAGGTATGAAATGCGTGCGGCAATAGCTTTGATACTATTTTATACCTTGGGGTTGGTTATAACCATTTCGGTAGGACCATTGAGTGGTGGTCCCATATGGCTGTTTACTTTTGCAGTTCTTGTCGGGGTTCTCCTTGGAGCACGAGCAGCAATCGTTGCACTATGCGTTAACGCAATTACACTAATGATCATCGGCTGGCTGATCAGCGCAGGCATTTTTGGCCATATATTTCCATTTTTCGACACCATAGAAACCATGATATCTGCCATGGCAAATTTTGTGCTTTTAAACACAATTGCCGCCATATCTGTAGCAGTATTGGTAAAAGGCCTTGTATCGACCCATGAGAGGCAAAAGTCTTTGTATCGTAATTTGGAAACAGAGCGGTTAAATTTACTACAAGCAAAGAAAAAGCTGGAGCATGAAGTTGAGGAACGGTTGCATACTGAGAAAGTTCTTCAGGAGAGTGAAAGACTTTACCGACTTCTTGCTGATAACGTGGATGACAATATCTGGACTATGAATATGGAAATGAAGTTTACCTACATCAGTCCTTCCATCACCCGATTGCGAGGTTATACGGTCGAAGAGGCTATGGCCCAATCTTTTGAGGAAGTTATAACTCCTGCCTCTGTGGATATTGCCCTGAAAGCATTTACTGAAGAGCTGGAGGAGCATAACAAAGGACAAAAACCCCGACACAGATCCAGAAAAGTGGAGCTTGAACTTAACTGTAAAGATGGTTCTACGGTATGGACTGAGACTGAAGCGAATTTTATATACGGTGCTGATGGCCAACCCCAAAGTATTATTGGGGTAACACGCGATATTACCGAGCGCAGGCAGGCGGAGTCGGTCCTGAGGGAGAGCGAAGAAAAGCTCGCAAGATCGAAAAAAATGGAGTCCCTGGGACTTCTGGCAGGTGGTGTGGCTCACGATTTGAATAACGTCCTGTCGGGGATTGTAAGCTATCCGGAATTGATTTTATTGGATTTACCTGAAGACAGCAAATTTCGAAAACCTATTGAGACCATTCAGGAGTCCGGGCACCGGGCGGTCGCCATCGTTCAAGACCTGTTAACCGTGGCAAGAGGGGTGGCTACTACCAAAGAAGTTCTGAACTTAAATGATCTTATTGATGATTACTTAAGTTCTCCAGAGCATAATAAACTGAAACAGTTTCATCCAACAGTTAGGATCAAGACCAAGCTTGATACGGACTTGTTTAACATAAGCGGTTCTCATATTCATATCGAAAAGGTGGTAATGAATCTAGTGTCAAACGCCTCGGAAGCCATTGAGGGTGGCGGCAATGTTACCATATCAACCCTGAACCGTTATATTGACAGACCTTTAAGGGGGTATGATGATGTAAACATCGGTGAATACGTTGTTCTTTCTGTATCAGACGATGGTTCAGGAATATCATCGGTTGACCTTGAGAGGATATTCGAACCATTCTATACCAAGAAGGTCATGGGCAGAAGCGGTACCGGTTTAGGCCTGGCGGTGGTATGGAATACGATGCAAGATCACCAAGGCTATATAGATGTGACAAGTGACGAAAACGGTACAACCTTTGAGCTGTTTTTCCCCATAACCAGAGATGGAATATCGGATAAAGCCTTGTCCATACCCATCAAAGATTACCAAGGAAGCCAGGAAACGGTGCTGGTTGTTGATGATATGGAAAGCCAACGTGAAATATCTTGTAAAATGTTGGATACATTAGGCTATAAAACGAAAGCAGTATCCAGGGGCGAAGAGGCCGTTGAGTATTTAAAAGATAACACAGTGGATTTAGTCTTGCTTGATATGATTATGGACCCGGGCATAAATGGTCGGGAAACATACGAAAGGATCATTAAGATTCATCCCAAACAAAAGGCCATTATAGTCAGTGGGTTTTCTCAAACAGATGAAGTAAAGGAAGCTCAAAAATTAGGCGCCGGTCAATACATAAAGAAGCCGGTTACGTTAGAAAAAATAGGCATTGCGGTTCAACAGGAACTGGGGAAATAG